The sequence TCGAATCCAAAGCTGGGACAAACCGGGAAAGAACGGTTTTCATTCGAACTCTCGTTACTTCAATCTGCATTAAAAATGGATATGCCGATCCTCGGTGTATGCAGGGGAATGCAAATGCTGAATGAATGTCACGGGGGAACCCTGACAAATTTACAGGATTCAACGCACCATCAGGAAATCCGCGGGATTCCCGGCCATGAACCGACCCATTTTATCATTTTGAACAAGCATAGCAGGCTTTCGGCAATTGTGGGGCCGGAAACCGTCATGGTGAATTCACGCCATCGGCAAATCGTGGCGAATGTCGGGCCCGGGCTGAAAGCGGCAGCATGGTCTGCCGGCGATGGCGTGATTGAAGCCATTGAAAGCGAACAGAATGCATGGGTGTTCGGCATGCAGTTCCACCCCGAACAAATATATACCCGTGAACCGCGCTGGTCTTCGCTGTTTAGTGATTTCAAGAAAGCGGCAGAATCTTACCGCAGCGTCCACATTTAATAATCATCCTTTTACGGCAGTTTCAGTTAACCTATCCTGTAGAAATAGCCAATAAGAAAAACCTTGTCCTGCAAGGTTTTTCTTATTTTAAAGATTCTGTACTTATATTTTGATATTCAACTGTTTATAGGCACGGGAATCCGGTGCCGTGCTTATAAATGGTTCGTTCCACTGTATATAGGCACGCGCCCTCCGTTTCCGTGCCTATAAATGGTTTGTTTCACTGTATATAGGCACGCGTCCTCCGTTTCCGTGCCTATAAATGGTTCGTTCCACTGTATATAGGCACGCGCCCTCCGTTTCCGTGCCTATAAATGGTTCGTTCCACTGTATATAGGCACGCGTCCTCTGTTTCCGTTCTTATAAATGGTTCGTTCCACTGTATATAGGCACGCGCCCCCTGTTTCCGTGCCTATAAATGTCTCGTTCTTCTATTTATAGGCACGGGAAACACATATATCAGTCCGCATAGCCGACAAGTTCCATAAATGCCTTTCCAGAAAGAGTGCCGGCTGTCCCTTCCTTGCCGGTGACAGTGCATGCCCCTTCCCAAATGGCTTTCAGGGGGCCGAGCACCGGCATTTCCTGGCTGGGAAAAGCAGCAGAGACGTTCAATTCCATCTTCCAGTCGGGGATGTGAATTTGCCAGCTGAGCGGGTATTGTGCGCCTGTTTTCGAGTTTTGCCACAATGAACCATTTTGGAAGGTGACATTTCTTGTGAAACGGACTGATCCATCTTTTTCAATGACATTGGCCATGGATGTCCCTCTTTCCAGCTGGCCATTTTTGTGAAATCCATTGACCAGAAGTTCCCGTCCATCATCAAGCTGGATGCCGAACCAATTCCAGCCGCGGTTGAACATGAGCGAGTAATCCCTGCCCCATTGATGATCGAACCACCCCTGCCCTTCCAAAGTCTCAGAAGTGCCATCTTTGTGCATCAGTTGCCCTTTCACTTTGATATCGGTCATCGAGTAGTAATACAAGTCATCGGGCCTTCCTGTCCCTCCGATTAAAGATGGGTCTTTTTCAGGGATAAACGTGAAAGTGCCTTCCATATTTTCATCTTTCAACTGAACTTCAAAACTGTTTTTATTGATAAAGGTCAGGCCGGATTTCCCGTAAATGAGCCGTACCGGTGATGTGTCCACCTTTACCCTGTGCATCCGCTTATGCGGAAAAGGTTCTTTTCCTCTTACTAATGTAAAGTATTGTTTCCACATGTCAGCATCAAACGGATGGGTAAGCAGATAAAGCGGCATATAACCCGCAATCATATAGCATTTTGTCCATTTATCATAGAAGGAAGCAGGCCGGTGGAGTTTTCCCTCCAAATCAATCAGTGAATAGATGAGGTAATGGCCTTTCGGGAAAGGGAATTCCCCTAGCCTGAAAAAAGAGCCCATCATGGCATACGTTTTTCCGATTGAACTCTGAAAATGCGTAAAAAAGTACCACCATTCGATGTTTGAAGAACGATGCGGATTGTGGTCGTCTGGAAACTCAATCTCCGCACCGCTATTAAAGAAGAACATGTTCATCACCCTATCTACCTTGATACCGTATCGTATGATGGCATGATGGATGGGTGTGCGGGGGATAACGGTCATAAAGGAGAAGCAGGAAATAAAAAAGTTACCTTAATTGTCACAACTTGTTCAACAAATGTTCACAAAGACCTGTTATTATTTTCCTATTAAGAATGAACGGGAGGATGAAGATCGTGGGTCACGGGGAAAGGATCAAAGTGATTGAAGGGTTTGCGGTCAGGTATAAAGAGAACAATGAGAAATCTCCTACCATCAAAGAAATTGCAGCATTTTTGAATTGTTCGGAAGAAAAGGTGCTAGAATCAATGGAATTCGGGCGGGAAATCAAAGAAACGTTACCTGCGAGTTAAGGTCATTGGGTATGTTACAATCAAAAACATAAAAAGTTTACTTGATTGGGAGATTTGATATGCCGTTGACAAACTTGCACACCCGGGTGGTTTCCTGCAGCAGATGCCCAAGACTGAGGGAATGGTGTATAACAAGGGAAGGTGCGGAAAAACGATACGAAGGGGAACCCTATTGGGGGAAGCCGGTACCGGGTTTTGGTCCGGGAAATTCGGAAGTACTCATTCTTGGCCTTGCTCCTGGCGCGCACGGAGCGAATCGGACCGGACTTCCGTTCACAGGGGACTCAGCCGGCGGCTTCCTGTATGAAGCACTTGAACGCCATCGTTTTATTGACCGGAATGCTCCAGTTGAAATGGAAGCTGTCCTGAAGTTGAAAAATGTCTATATTACAAATGCGGTGAAATGCGCCCCGCCTGATAATAAGCCGGTTGCCAGTGAGTTTTCAGCCTGCCGGCCGTTTCTTGAGGAAGAAATCCGCCTCCTGGATAACTGCAAAGTCATTCTGGCTCTTGGCGGCAAGGCGTTTGCAGAAGCAAAAAAGGTGTTAAGGGAAATGGGCGCGGAAGTAAAAGGCCTGAAGTTCACCCATGGCGGCATCCACCGCTTTGGAACAAAACTCCCCGTTTTGATCAGTTCCTATCATACGTCCCAATATAATATTTCGACAAAGCGGATGACTGCCGATAAATTTGATGAGGTTTTAAAAATGGTGAAGGATGTTCTTGAGTAAGAATGCTGAAAAGGCTTTAGGTATAGCTGAACGAAGCAGAGTAGTCATTGCCGGAAAAAGTAAAGTAACAGGCAAAATCGTTAAATTCCCCGTTTGAAACACAAAAGAAAACTCAGAGTGTATGTGGCTCTGAGTTTTCTTTTGTTGCGGATTGTTCCACAAATACAATAAACGGAGTGAAAATTTTTGAAAATGACAGCAGGCCATTCTGGAGATTGTCTGTTCCTTTCCTCTGCCGGCATTCGCTTTCATCACGAGCACAAGTGCGACATCTGTTCCTGTTTCCTTTCGCTCACCAGAAGGACACTGAAAAGCTTCTTCGAATTGACACCGCACGAAGAAAATTGGTTTTTATTTTCGAGGAGTCTCATACCTTCCGCTCCAATCCACTCAGTTTTAAAACAATAAGTTTGCAAAAATTATTGAATAACTTTGATGAGGTGTCCATCGCCACGTTGAACATTCAACACCCTTTCAAATAAGGCCTTATCATCCAAGATGGCTTCAGAAAAAAGGATTGAATTAAACAATTATTTTTAATAGCAATAGAGGCTCCTCTACATTCAAAAGAAAACGGAGCAGGATTACTCGATTTTATCCAAACTACTGGTTGAACAAAATAAAAGCGGGATATCTGTTCACGTGCAAGTTGATTGGAGC comes from Bacillus marinisedimentorum and encodes:
- a CDS encoding gamma-glutamyl-gamma-aminobutyrate hydrolase family protein, translated to MTGCEYEVKPWIGVTVHVDEGRQYDLYPEHPLLYVERDYIRALEHHGMNPVIIPVLNHHDDLPDYLARLDGLLMAGGGYLNLEKKLPSNPKLGQTGKERFSFELSLLQSALKMDMPILGVCRGMQMLNECHGGTLTNLQDSTHHQEIRGIPGHEPTHFIILNKHSRLSAIVGPETVMVNSRHRQIVANVGPGLKAAAWSAGDGVIEAIESEQNAWVFGMQFHPEQIYTREPRWSSLFSDFKKAAESYRSVHI
- a CDS encoding lipocalin family protein, which translates into the protein MFFFNSGAEIEFPDDHNPHRSSNIEWWYFFTHFQSSIGKTYAMMGSFFRLGEFPFPKGHYLIYSLIDLEGKLHRPASFYDKWTKCYMIAGYMPLYLLTHPFDADMWKQYFTLVRGKEPFPHKRMHRVKVDTSPVRLIYGKSGLTFINKNSFEVQLKDENMEGTFTFIPEKDPSLIGGTGRPDDLYYYSMTDIKVKGQLMHKDGTSETLEGQGWFDHQWGRDYSLMFNRGWNWFGIQLDDGRELLVNGFHKNGQLERGTSMANVIEKDGSVRFTRNVTFQNGSLWQNSKTGAQYPLSWQIHIPDWKMELNVSAAFPSQEMPVLGPLKAIWEGACTVTGKEGTAGTLSGKAFMELVGYAD
- a CDS encoding sigma-70 domain-containing protein yields the protein MKIVGHGERIKVIEGFAVRYKENNEKSPTIKEIAAFLNCSEEKVLESMEFGREIKETLPAS
- a CDS encoding uracil-DNA glycosylase, whose protein sequence is MPLTNLHTRVVSCSRCPRLREWCITREGAEKRYEGEPYWGKPVPGFGPGNSEVLILGLAPGAHGANRTGLPFTGDSAGGFLYEALERHRFIDRNAPVEMEAVLKLKNVYITNAVKCAPPDNKPVASEFSACRPFLEEEIRLLDNCKVILALGGKAFAEAKKVLREMGAEVKGLKFTHGGIHRFGTKLPVLISSYHTSQYNISTKRMTADKFDEVLKMVKDVLE